Proteins encoded together in one Paracidovorax wautersii window:
- the trxB gene encoding thioredoxin-disulfide reductase, with the protein MSTTQHAKVLILGSGPAGYTAAVYAARANLNPLLITGIAQGGQLMTTTEVDNWPADVHGVQGPDLMQRFLEHAERFKTQIVFDHINKVDFSQRPFTLTGDSGTYTCDSLIIATGASAKYLGLPSEEAFMGKGVSGCATCDGFFYREQDVCVVGGGNTAVEEALYLSNIARKVTLVHRRDKFKAEPILVDKLNEKVAAGKIELKVFHTLQEVLGDDSGVTGIRIKSTLDGSTQDIALQGCFIAIGHAPNTDIFNGQLTMENGYIVTQGGLKGFATQTSVPGIFAAGDVQDHVYRQAITSAGTGCMAALDAQRFLEQDGVI; encoded by the coding sequence ATGTCCACGACCCAACACGCCAAAGTCCTCATCCTCGGTTCCGGCCCGGCCGGCTACACCGCAGCCGTCTACGCCGCGCGCGCCAACCTGAACCCGCTGCTCATTACCGGCATCGCCCAGGGCGGCCAGCTGATGACCACGACCGAAGTGGACAACTGGCCTGCCGACGTGCACGGCGTCCAGGGCCCGGACCTGATGCAGCGCTTCCTGGAGCACGCAGAACGCTTCAAGACGCAGATCGTGTTCGACCACATCAACAAGGTGGACTTCAGCCAGCGTCCGTTCACGCTCACCGGCGACAGCGGCACCTATACCTGCGATTCGCTGATCATCGCCACGGGCGCCTCCGCCAAGTACCTGGGCCTCCCCTCGGAAGAGGCCTTCATGGGCAAGGGCGTCTCGGGCTGCGCCACCTGTGATGGCTTCTTCTACCGCGAGCAGGACGTGTGCGTGGTCGGCGGCGGCAACACGGCCGTCGAGGAGGCGCTGTACCTGTCGAACATCGCGCGCAAGGTCACGCTGGTGCATCGGCGCGACAAGTTCAAGGCCGAGCCCATCCTGGTGGACAAGCTCAACGAAAAAGTCGCTGCCGGCAAGATCGAGCTGAAGGTGTTCCATACCCTGCAGGAAGTCCTGGGCGACGACTCCGGCGTGACCGGCATCCGCATCAAGAGTACGCTGGACGGCAGCACCCAGGACATCGCCCTGCAAGGCTGCTTCATCGCCATTGGCCATGCCCCGAACACCGACATCTTCAACGGCCAGCTGACGATGGAGAACGGCTACATCGTCACGCAAGGCGGCCTCAAGGGTTTCGCCACGCAGACCAGCGTGCCGGGCATCTTCGCCGCCGGTGACGTGCAGGACCATGTGTACCGCCAGGCCATCACCAGCGCCGGCACGGGCTGCATGGCGGCGCTGGATGCGCAGCGCTTCCTGGAGCAGGATGGCGTGATCTGA
- the rpmG gene encoding 50S ribosomal protein L33: MATKGGRDKIKLESTAGTGHFYTTTKNKKTMPEKMAIMKFDPKARKHVEYKEMKLK; this comes from the coding sequence ATGGCAACCAAAGGCGGACGCGACAAGATCAAGCTGGAATCCACTGCGGGTACCGGCCACTTCTACACCACCACCAAGAACAAGAAGACGATGCCCGAGAAGATGGCGATCATGAAGTTTGATCCCAAGGCTCGCAAGCACGTCGAGTACAAGGAAATGAAGCTGAAGTAA
- a CDS encoding ABC transporter ATP-binding protein → MTEQSKEVVLKVAGISKRFGGLQALSDVGITIQRGQVYGLIGPNGAGKTTFFNVITGLYTPDAGSFELAGKPYEPTAVHEVAKAGIARTFQNIRLFADMTALENVMVGRHIRTKSGLMGAVFRTKGFKEEEAAIAKRAQELLDYVGIGRFADYKARTLSYGDQRRLEIARALATDPQLIALDEPAAGMNATEKVQLRELIDRIRKDNRTILLIEHDVKLVMGLCDRVTVLDYGKQIAEGTPADVQKNEKVIEAYLGTGGH, encoded by the coding sequence ATGACAGAGCAATCCAAAGAAGTGGTGCTGAAGGTCGCCGGTATTTCCAAGCGCTTCGGTGGCCTGCAGGCCCTCTCCGATGTGGGCATCACGATCCAGCGCGGCCAGGTCTACGGCCTGATCGGCCCCAACGGCGCCGGCAAGACGACGTTCTTCAACGTGATCACCGGTCTGTACACGCCCGACGCCGGCAGTTTCGAACTGGCTGGCAAGCCCTACGAGCCCACGGCCGTGCACGAGGTGGCCAAGGCCGGCATCGCCCGCACGTTCCAGAACATCCGCCTTTTCGCCGACATGACGGCGCTGGAAAACGTGATGGTGGGCCGCCATATCCGGACCAAGTCGGGCCTCATGGGCGCGGTCTTCCGGACCAAGGGGTTCAAGGAAGAAGAAGCCGCCATCGCCAAGCGCGCGCAAGAGCTGCTCGACTACGTGGGCATTGGCCGCTTTGCCGACTACAAGGCGCGCACGCTGAGCTACGGCGACCAGCGCCGCCTGGAGATCGCCCGCGCGTTGGCCACCGACCCGCAACTGATTGCGCTGGACGAGCCTGCCGCCGGCATGAACGCCACCGAGAAGGTGCAGCTGCGCGAGCTGATCGACCGCATCCGCAAGGACAACCGCACCATCCTGCTCATCGAGCACGACGTGAAGCTGGTGATGGGCCTGTGCGACCGAGTGACCGTGCTCGACTACGGCAAGCAGATCGCCGAAGGCACGCCTGCCGATGTGCAGAAGAACGAAAAAGTGATTGAGGCCTACCTGGGCACCGGAGGACATTGA
- a CDS encoding branched-chain amino acid ABC transporter permease, with protein MDILLQQIINGLVLGSMYALIALGYTMVYGIIQLINFAHGEVLMIGALTSWSCIGMMQEALPGAPGWLVLLLATIIACVVAATLNFVIEKVAYKPLRSSPRLAPLITAIGMSILLQTLAMIIWKPNYKPYPTLLPTTPFNVGGAVITSTQILILGVTVVALASLMYLVNYTKLGRAMRATAENPRVASLMGVKPDMVISATFIIGAVLAAIAGIMYASNYGTAQHTMGFLPGLKAFTAAVFGGIGNLAGAVVGGILLGLIEAIGSGYIGTLTGGLLGSHYTDIFAFIVLIIILTLRPSGLLGERVADRA; from the coding sequence ATGGACATCTTGCTGCAACAGATCATCAATGGTCTGGTTCTCGGCAGCATGTACGCCTTGATAGCCTTGGGCTACACCATGGTGTACGGCATTATTCAGCTGATCAATTTCGCGCACGGCGAGGTGCTCATGATCGGCGCGCTCACCAGCTGGAGCTGCATCGGCATGATGCAGGAGGCCCTGCCCGGCGCTCCGGGCTGGCTCGTTCTGCTCCTGGCGACCATCATCGCCTGCGTGGTGGCTGCCACGCTCAACTTCGTGATCGAAAAGGTCGCCTACAAGCCGCTGCGCAGCAGCCCCCGCCTGGCGCCCCTGATCACCGCCATCGGCATGTCGATCCTGCTGCAGACGCTGGCGATGATCATCTGGAAGCCCAACTACAAGCCCTATCCCACGCTGCTGCCCACCACGCCCTTCAATGTCGGCGGCGCAGTCATCACATCCACGCAGATCCTGATCCTGGGCGTCACCGTGGTGGCCCTCGCGTCCCTGATGTACCTGGTGAACTACACCAAGCTGGGCCGCGCCATGCGCGCCACGGCAGAGAACCCGCGGGTCGCCTCGCTCATGGGCGTCAAGCCCGACATGGTCATCTCGGCCACCTTCATCATCGGTGCCGTGCTGGCAGCCATCGCCGGCATCATGTATGCGTCCAACTACGGCACGGCGCAGCACACCATGGGCTTCCTGCCCGGTCTGAAGGCCTTCACGGCGGCCGTGTTCGGCGGCATCGGCAACCTGGCCGGCGCCGTGGTGGGCGGCATCCTGCTGGGCCTGATCGAGGCCATCGGCTCCGGCTACATCGGCACCCTGACGGGCGGCCTGCTGGGCAGCCATTACACCGACATCTTCGCTTTCATCGTGCTCATCATCATCCTGACGCTGCGCCCCTCGGGCCTGCTGGGTGAGCGTGTGGCCGACCGCGCCTGA
- a CDS encoding DNA translocase FtsK 4TM domain-containing protein yields the protein MTYSLNTLNASSSSKSAPRTGAARFGHEIGLVLGLLALVVWLLALASYSLQDAAWSTSGASDVHVLSNWVGRFGAWLADCSYFAFGFSVWWCAAAALRAWLSSLARWMRGGEVAAQANGEASPWLRRAFFWGGLVLLMCASAGLEWSRLYRFESLLPGQAGGVLGHVVGPLAVKWLGFTGSGLLGVMLVVLGAALVFRFSWGHLAERLGGRIDALVQFGRAKREKAKDVAVGKRAAREREEVVQEERHEIEEHHPQPVQIIEPVLADVPQSARVVKERQKPLFSEMPDSRLPQVDLLDGALARQETVSPETLEMTSRLIEKKLKDFGVEVRVVAAMPGPVITRYEIEPATGVKGSQVVNLAKDLARSLSLVSIRVIETIPGKNFMALELPNAKRQSIRLSEILGSHIYHEAKSMLTMGLGKDIVGNPVVADLAKMPHVLVAGTTGSGKSVGINAMILSLLYKAEARDVRLMMIDPKMLEMSVYEGIPHLLCPVVTDMKQAAHGLNWCVAEMERRYKLMSKLGVRNLAGYNTKIDDAKAREEFIYNPFSLTPEEPEPLERLPHIVVIIDELADLMMVVGKKIEELIARLAQKARAAGIHLILATQRPSVDVITGLIKANIPTRIAFSVGSKIDSRTILDQMGAEALLGMGDMLYMASGTGLPIRVHGAFVSDEEVHRVVNYLKEQGEPDYIEGVLEGGTVDGDDSGFGADGGEAGGEKDPMYDQAVEVVLKDRKASISYVQRKLRIGYNRSARLLEDMEKAGLVSGLTASGQREVLVPARGGE from the coding sequence ATGACCTATTCCCTCAATACCCTGAACGCCTCCTCCTCGTCCAAATCTGCCCCGCGCACGGGCGCGGCCCGTTTCGGCCATGAGATCGGGCTGGTGCTGGGCCTGCTGGCCCTGGTCGTCTGGCTGCTGGCGCTGGCCAGCTACTCGCTGCAGGACGCAGCCTGGTCCACGTCCGGCGCCAGCGATGTCCATGTCCTGTCCAACTGGGTGGGGCGTTTCGGCGCGTGGTTGGCGGACTGCAGTTACTTTGCTTTCGGTTTCTCGGTGTGGTGGTGCGCCGCGGCCGCGCTGCGCGCCTGGCTGTCGTCGCTGGCGCGCTGGATGCGCGGCGGCGAGGTGGCGGCCCAGGCGAACGGGGAGGCCAGCCCTTGGCTGCGCCGCGCCTTCTTCTGGGGCGGGCTGGTGCTGTTGATGTGTGCCAGCGCGGGGCTGGAATGGTCCCGCCTGTACCGGTTCGAATCGCTGCTGCCGGGGCAGGCCGGCGGCGTGCTGGGCCACGTCGTCGGGCCGCTGGCGGTGAAGTGGCTGGGGTTCACCGGCTCGGGCCTGCTGGGCGTGATGCTGGTGGTGCTGGGCGCGGCGCTGGTCTTTCGGTTCTCCTGGGGCCATCTGGCCGAACGGCTGGGCGGGCGCATCGACGCGCTGGTGCAGTTTGGCCGCGCCAAGCGCGAGAAGGCCAAGGATGTCGCCGTCGGCAAGCGCGCGGCGCGTGAGCGCGAAGAGGTGGTGCAGGAAGAGCGCCACGAGATCGAGGAACACCATCCCCAGCCCGTGCAGATCATCGAGCCGGTGCTGGCGGACGTGCCGCAGAGCGCCCGCGTGGTGAAGGAGCGGCAAAAGCCCTTGTTCAGCGAGATGCCCGACAGCCGCCTGCCGCAGGTGGACCTGCTCGACGGCGCGCTGGCGCGCCAGGAGACGGTGTCGCCCGAGACGCTGGAGATGACCAGTCGCCTGATCGAGAAGAAGCTCAAGGACTTCGGCGTGGAGGTGCGCGTCGTGGCCGCCATGCCGGGGCCCGTCATCACCCGCTACGAGATCGAGCCCGCCACGGGGGTGAAGGGCTCGCAGGTGGTCAACCTGGCCAAGGATCTGGCGCGCTCGCTGTCGCTGGTGTCCATCCGTGTGATCGAGACCATTCCGGGCAAGAACTTCATGGCGCTGGAACTGCCCAACGCCAAGCGCCAGAGCATCCGCCTGTCCGAGATCCTGGGCTCGCACATCTACCACGAGGCCAAGAGCATGCTCACCATGGGGCTGGGCAAGGACATCGTCGGCAACCCGGTGGTGGCCGACCTGGCCAAGATGCCGCACGTGCTGGTGGCCGGCACCACGGGTTCGGGCAAGTCGGTGGGGATCAACGCCATGATCCTTTCGCTGCTGTACAAGGCCGAGGCGCGCGACGTGCGCCTGATGATGATCGACCCCAAGATGCTGGAAATGTCGGTCTACGAAGGCATTCCGCATCTGCTGTGCCCGGTGGTGACCGACATGAAGCAGGCCGCGCACGGCCTGAACTGGTGCGTGGCCGAGATGGAGCGGCGCTACAAGCTGATGAGCAAGCTGGGCGTGCGCAACCTGGCGGGCTACAACACCAAGATCGACGATGCGAAGGCGCGCGAGGAGTTCATCTACAACCCCTTCAGCCTGACGCCCGAGGAGCCCGAGCCGCTGGAGCGCCTGCCGCACATCGTGGTCATCATCGACGAGCTGGCCGATCTGATGATGGTGGTGGGCAAGAAGATCGAGGAACTGATCGCCCGCCTGGCCCAGAAGGCGCGGGCCGCCGGCATCCACCTGATCCTGGCGACGCAGCGTCCGAGCGTGGATGTGATCACCGGCCTGATCAAGGCCAACATCCCGACGCGGATCGCCTTCTCGGTCGGCTCCAAGATCGACAGCCGCACCATCCTCGACCAGATGGGCGCCGAGGCGCTGCTGGGCATGGGCGACATGCTCTACATGGCCAGCGGCACCGGTCTGCCCATCCGCGTCCACGGCGCCTTCGTCTCCGACGAGGAGGTCCACCGCGTGGTGAACTACCTCAAGGAACAAGGGGAGCCGGACTACATCGAGGGCGTTCTAGAGGGTGGTACGGTCGACGGCGACGACAGCGGCTTCGGTGCCGATGGCGGTGAAGCCGGTGGCGAGAAGGACCCGATGTACGACCAGGCGGTCGAGGTGGTGCTCAAGGACCGCAAGGCCAGCATCTCCTACGTGCAGCGCAAGCTGCGCATCGGCTACAACCGATCGGCCCGTTTGCTGGAAGACATGGAAAAGGCGGGGCTCGTCAGCGGCCTGACCGCCAGTGGCCAGCGCGAAGTGCTGGTACCGGCGCGCGGCGGCGAGTGA
- a CDS encoding ABC transporter ATP-binding protein, with amino-acid sequence MAEKSNNILLKVSGLKVAYGGIQAVKGVDFDVREGELVSLIGSNGAGKTTTMKAITGTLPFADGDIEYLGESIKGKGAWDLVKKGLVMVPEGRGVFARMTITENLLMGAYIRNDKAGIAADVEKMFTIFPRLRERKDQLAGTMSGGEQQMLAMGRALMSQPKVLLLDEPSMGLSPIMVDKIFEVVRDVYALGVTIVLVEQNASRALAIADRGYVMESGLISMTGAGQDLLSDPRVRAAYLGE; translated from the coding sequence ATGGCCGAGAAATCCAACAACATCCTGCTGAAGGTCTCCGGGCTGAAGGTGGCCTACGGCGGCATCCAGGCCGTCAAGGGCGTGGACTTCGACGTGCGCGAGGGCGAACTGGTCTCGCTGATCGGCTCCAACGGCGCCGGCAAGACCACCACCATGAAGGCCATCACCGGCACGCTGCCCTTCGCCGACGGCGACATCGAGTACCTGGGCGAGAGCATCAAGGGCAAGGGTGCGTGGGACCTGGTCAAGAAGGGCCTGGTCATGGTGCCGGAAGGCCGCGGCGTGTTCGCGCGGATGACCATCACCGAGAACCTGCTGATGGGCGCCTACATCCGCAACGACAAGGCCGGCATCGCGGCCGATGTCGAGAAGATGTTCACCATCTTCCCGCGCCTGCGCGAACGCAAGGACCAGCTGGCCGGCACCATGTCCGGCGGCGAGCAGCAGATGCTGGCGATGGGCCGCGCGCTGATGAGCCAGCCCAAGGTGCTGCTGCTGGACGAGCCCTCCATGGGCCTGTCGCCCATCATGGTGGACAAGATCTTCGAGGTGGTGCGTGATGTGTACGCCCTGGGCGTGACCATCGTGCTGGTGGAGCAGAACGCCAGCCGTGCGCTGGCGATCGCTGACCGCGGCTACGTGATGGAATCCGGCCTGATCAGCATGACCGGCGCCGGTCAGGATCTCCTGAGCGACCCGCGCGTGCGCGCCGCCTACCTGGGCGAGTGA
- a CDS encoding DUF1304 domain-containing protein, whose translation MLSNVATLVIALIALLHVYILVLEMFLWDKPRGRKAFGLTPEFATATKTLAANQGLYNGFLAAGLFWGLWQGAEGRSVQWFFLLCVLVAGVFGGLTASRKILFIQAVPAALALGLLALA comes from the coding sequence ATGCTCTCCAACGTTGCCACCCTCGTGATTGCCCTGATTGCTCTGCTCCATGTCTACATCCTCGTGCTGGAGATGTTCCTGTGGGACAAGCCGCGGGGCCGCAAGGCCTTCGGCCTGACGCCGGAATTCGCCACAGCGACCAAGACCCTGGCCGCCAACCAGGGGCTCTACAACGGCTTCCTGGCAGCCGGCCTGTTCTGGGGCTTGTGGCAGGGCGCCGAAGGCCGTTCGGTCCAATGGTTCTTTCTTCTGTGCGTGCTGGTGGCGGGGGTGTTCGGAGGGCTGACCGCCAGCCGCAAGATCCTGTTCATCCAGGCGGTCCCGGCAGCGTTGGCGCTGGGCCTGCTGGCCCTGGCCTGA
- the rpmB gene encoding 50S ribosomal protein L28, with the protein MARVCDVTGKKPMVGNNVSHANNKTKRRFLPNLQYRRFWVESENRWVRLRVSSAALRLIDKNGIDSVLADLRARGQA; encoded by the coding sequence ATGGCACGCGTCTGCGACGTTACGGGCAAGAAGCCCATGGTCGGGAACAACGTTTCCCACGCCAACAACAAAACCAAGCGCCGGTTCCTGCCGAACCTGCAATACCGCCGTTTCTGGGTCGAGAGCGAAAACCGCTGGGTGCGCCTGCGCGTTTCGAGCGCCGCCCTGCGTCTGATCGACAAGAACGGTATTGACTCCGTGCTCGCAGACCTGCGTGCACGCGGCCAAGCTTAA
- a CDS encoding ABC transporter permease subunit produces the protein MKNNKLAQWVIGGLALLILPLILQYFGNAWVRIADLALLYVMLALGLNIVVGYAGLLDLGYVAFYAVGAYLFALMASPHLSDTFAAFAAMFPNGLHTSLWLVIPLAALVAAIFGALLGAPTLKLRGDYLAIVTLGFGEIIRIFLNNLDHPVNLTNGPKGIGQIDSVKVFGLDLGRRLEVFGFDINSVTLYYYLFLILVVLSVIICYRLQDSRIGRAWMAIREDEIAAKAMGINTRNMKLLAFGMGASFGGVSGAMFGAFQGFVSPESFSLMESVMIVAMVVLGGIGHIPGVILGAVLLASLPEVLRYVAGPLQAMTDGRLDSAILRQLLIALAMIIIMLLRPRGLWPAPEHGKSLAQKT, from the coding sequence ATGAAGAACAACAAACTCGCTCAATGGGTCATCGGCGGTCTGGCGCTGCTGATTCTTCCCCTGATCCTGCAGTACTTCGGCAACGCCTGGGTGCGGATCGCCGACCTGGCGCTGCTGTACGTGATGCTGGCCCTGGGCCTGAACATCGTGGTCGGCTACGCCGGCCTGCTCGACCTGGGCTACGTGGCTTTCTACGCCGTGGGCGCCTACCTGTTCGCGCTGATGGCTTCGCCGCACCTGTCGGATACCTTTGCCGCGTTCGCCGCCATGTTCCCCAACGGGCTGCACACGTCGCTGTGGCTGGTGATACCGCTGGCCGCGCTGGTCGCGGCGATATTCGGGGCCCTGCTGGGCGCCCCGACCCTGAAGCTGCGCGGTGACTACCTGGCCATTGTGACGCTGGGTTTCGGCGAGATCATCCGCATCTTCCTGAACAACCTGGACCACCCGGTCAACCTGACCAACGGCCCCAAGGGCATCGGCCAGATCGACTCGGTCAAGGTCTTCGGCCTGGACCTGGGGCGCCGTCTGGAAGTGTTCGGCTTCGACATCAACTCCGTCACGCTGTACTACTACCTGTTCCTGATCCTCGTGGTGCTGAGCGTCATCATCTGCTACCGCCTGCAGGACTCCCGCATCGGCCGCGCGTGGATGGCCATTCGCGAAGACGAGATTGCCGCCAAGGCCATGGGCATCAACACCCGCAACATGAAGCTGCTGGCCTTCGGCATGGGCGCGTCGTTCGGCGGCGTGTCCGGTGCCATGTTCGGTGCGTTCCAGGGCTTCGTGTCGCCCGAATCGTTCAGCCTGATGGAGTCCGTGATGATCGTCGCCATGGTCGTGCTGGGCGGCATCGGCCACATCCCCGGCGTGATCCTGGGTGCCGTGCTGCTGGCCTCGCTGCCCGAGGTGCTGCGCTACGTGGCCGGCCCGCTCCAGGCCATGACGGACGGGCGCCTGGACTCCGCCATCCTGCGCCAGCTGCTCATCGCCCTTGCCATGATCATCATCATGCTGCTGCGCCCCCGCGGCCTGTGGCCCGCGCCCGAGCATGGCAAGAGCCTGGCGCAGAAGACCTGA
- a CDS encoding PLP-dependent aminotransferase family protein, producing the protein MPLRSVAPPSFADDSSAPDGSASTLYRQIAGLYEQAIVSGSLAPGMRLPSVRELCQRHGVSLTTALQVWRHLEERGYAEARERVGYFVRRPAQAALLPAVREPELHEPLQPDPRLFAGINERISVFLEKARRAGPGVLDLGSAMPAPSLFDAAALNRLAIGLLREQPDVLVYGPSAPTTHVEFQQAMARHALGFGLSLAPDHIGATHGNSEAVNLALDAVAEPGDVIAVESPTFFGILQAIEVRGLRALEIPCSPRTGISLEALELAARNEPRLKAVVVVPHLQMPLGSVMPDSHKERLVALCTEHGLALIEDDIYREFVESPQPLRPAKAWDRPGTEGQVIYCASLSKSFAPGLRQGWMSAGRWHARVQMLKFARTRNMQSWSQLLAARSVGSPAYERHLRRMRVQLREQREAAARAIARYFPPGTRLSLPPGGISLWMELPPGLSSTRLYDQALARGIRVAPGPMFSNTGRYERFLRMSCGMPFTEQVETGYRTLGELLSQQLTPASGRPSAGKRA; encoded by the coding sequence ATGCCGCTCCGCTCCGTTGCCCCTCCCTCTTTTGCCGATGACTCCAGTGCCCCCGACGGCTCGGCTTCGACGCTGTACCGGCAGATAGCGGGCCTGTACGAGCAGGCCATCGTGTCCGGCAGCCTGGCTCCCGGCATGCGCCTGCCTTCAGTGCGGGAGCTGTGCCAGCGCCATGGGGTGAGCCTGACCACGGCGCTGCAGGTGTGGCGCCACCTGGAGGAGCGGGGCTACGCCGAGGCGCGCGAGCGCGTGGGCTATTTCGTGCGCCGCCCGGCGCAGGCGGCGCTTCTTCCCGCAGTGCGCGAGCCCGAGCTGCACGAGCCGCTGCAGCCCGACCCGCGCCTGTTCGCGGGCATCAACGAGCGCATCTCCGTGTTCCTGGAAAAAGCCCGCCGTGCCGGCCCGGGCGTGCTCGACCTGGGCAGCGCCATGCCCGCCCCCAGCCTGTTCGACGCGGCCGCGCTCAATCGCCTGGCGATCGGCCTGCTGCGCGAGCAACCCGATGTGCTGGTCTACGGCCCGTCGGCACCGACCACGCATGTCGAGTTCCAGCAGGCCATGGCGCGCCATGCGCTGGGCTTCGGCCTCAGCCTGGCGCCTGACCACATCGGCGCTACGCACGGTAATTCAGAGGCGGTCAACCTGGCCCTGGATGCGGTGGCAGAGCCGGGCGATGTGATCGCGGTGGAGTCGCCCACCTTCTTCGGCATCCTGCAGGCGATCGAGGTGCGCGGCCTGCGTGCGCTCGAGATCCCCTGCAGCCCGCGCACGGGCATCTCGCTGGAAGCGCTGGAACTGGCCGCGCGCAATGAGCCGCGCCTGAAGGCGGTGGTGGTGGTGCCGCATCTGCAGATGCCATTGGGCAGCGTCATGCCCGACAGCCACAAGGAGCGCCTGGTGGCGCTTTGCACCGAGCATGGGCTGGCCCTCATCGAGGACGACATCTACCGCGAGTTCGTGGAGTCGCCCCAGCCGCTGCGTCCTGCCAAGGCCTGGGATCGCCCGGGCACGGAAGGGCAGGTGATCTACTGCGCCTCGCTCAGCAAGAGCTTTGCGCCGGGCTTGCGCCAAGGATGGATGAGCGCAGGCCGCTGGCATGCCCGGGTGCAGATGCTCAAGTTCGCCCGCACCCGCAACATGCAGTCGTGGTCTCAGCTGCTGGCGGCGCGCAGCGTGGGCTCGCCGGCGTACGAGCGGCACCTGCGCCGCATGCGCGTGCAGCTACGCGAGCAGCGCGAGGCTGCCGCGCGCGCCATCGCACGGTACTTTCCGCCAGGCACCCGGCTGAGCCTGCCGCCGGGCGGCATCAGCCTGTGGATGGAGCTGCCGCCGGGTCTTTCGTCGACCCGACTCTACGACCAGGCCCTGGCGCGCGGCATCCGGGTGGCTCCCGGCCCGATGTTCTCCAATACGGGCCGGTACGAGCGGTTTCTGCGCATGAGTTGCGGCATGCCCTTCACCGAGCAGGTGGAGACGGGGTATCGCACGCTGGGTGAACTGCTTTCACAGCAGCTCACTCCGGCGTCCGGCCGCCCTTCCGCCGGCAAGCGGGCATAA
- the lolA gene encoding outer membrane lipoprotein chaperone LolA has protein sequence MKKLITTVLIAASAQLASADGLKSLESFMKGAQSGRADFTQTVTSPPKDGETARTKTSTGSFEFQRPGRFKFVYKKPFEQTIVADGKTLWLYDVDLNQVTQRAQDKALGSTPAALLASAPDLQALRADFTLESAPEQDGLQWVLATPKAKEGQLKSVRVGFQGDNLAALDILDSFGQRSQLRFANMQVNPALPTSTFQFKPPAQADVVRQ, from the coding sequence ATGAAGAAACTGATTACTACTGTATTGATAGCTGCCAGCGCACAGCTGGCAAGCGCTGACGGCCTAAAAAGCTTGGAATCCTTCATGAAGGGTGCGCAATCGGGCCGCGCCGATTTCACGCAGACCGTGACCTCCCCTCCCAAGGATGGCGAGACCGCGCGCACCAAGACGTCCACCGGGAGCTTCGAATTCCAGCGTCCCGGGCGCTTCAAGTTCGTCTACAAGAAGCCGTTCGAGCAGACCATCGTCGCCGACGGCAAGACGCTGTGGCTGTATGACGTCGATTTGAACCAGGTCACGCAGCGCGCCCAGGACAAGGCCCTGGGCTCCACGCCCGCAGCCCTGCTGGCGTCGGCGCCCGACCTGCAAGCGCTGCGCGCCGACTTCACGCTGGAATCCGCGCCCGAGCAGGACGGCCTGCAGTGGGTGCTGGCCACGCCCAAGGCCAAGGAAGGGCAGCTCAAGAGCGTGCGCGTCGGCTTCCAGGGCGACAACCTGGCAGCGCTCGACATTCTCGACAGCTTCGGCCAGCGCTCGCAGCTGCGCTTTGCCAACATGCAGGTCAACCCGGCGCTGCCGACCAGTACCTTCCAGTTCAAGCCGCCGGCGCAGGCCGACGTGGTGCGGCAGTAA
- a CDS encoding outer membrane beta-barrel protein: MKASLRVIPCLLALACAAAAAQAQTSGTGLTNRSYLPGTQQGYVGLSGGQSEYDIRSGTGGFGFDDSDTAWKVYSGGYFNPYLGMELGYINMGKSERIGGSTKAQGLNLSLVGRAPLNEQFDVFGKIGTTYGRTRTSGNSGFGVTTGKDDGFGLSYGAGVRWAFNPQWAAVLEWERHRFHFADGKSDVDMTSIGVQYRF; the protein is encoded by the coding sequence ATGAAAGCCTCTCTTCGCGTTATCCCCTGCCTCCTCGCTCTCGCCTGCGCAGCGGCTGCGGCCCAGGCCCAGACGTCCGGCACCGGCCTGACCAACCGGTCCTACCTTCCCGGCACCCAGCAAGGCTACGTGGGCCTGAGCGGCGGCCAGTCCGAGTACGACATCCGCAGCGGCACCGGCGGATTCGGGTTCGACGACAGCGACACCGCCTGGAAGGTCTACAGCGGCGGCTATTTCAATCCCTACCTCGGCATGGAACTGGGCTACATCAACATGGGCAAGTCCGAACGCATCGGCGGCAGCACCAAGGCGCAGGGCCTGAATCTGAGTCTGGTGGGCCGCGCGCCCCTGAACGAGCAGTTCGATGTGTTCGGCAAGATCGGTACGACCTACGGCCGCACCCGTACCAGCGGCAACAGCGGTTTCGGCGTGACCACGGGCAAGGACGATGGTTTCGGCCTCTCCTACGGCGCTGGCGTGCGCTGGGCGTTCAACCCGCAATGGGCGGCCGTGCTGGAATGGGAGCGCCACCGCTTCCACTTCGCGGACGGCAAGTCCGATGTGGACATGACTTCGATCGGCGTGCAGTACCGGTTCTGA